The following coding sequences lie in one Miscanthus floridulus cultivar M001 chromosome 9, ASM1932011v1, whole genome shotgun sequence genomic window:
- the LOC136483666 gene encoding uncharacterized protein — MERIGRADAVLAFAGLTAVTLTSGVSAYRAAAAGDVGSAAFVGASYTTLLLLFRSLRAYERLPPPAGAADLGGRRRRLKREVWALCTLLTVLYAWKVAAAMPSLPVAAAVWAMAVVTAVGDFLALFRHP; from the coding sequence ATGGAGCGAATCGGCCGCGCCGATGCGGTCCTCGCCTTCGCAGGCCTGACCGCCGTAACCCTGACGTCCGGCGTGTCCGCTTACAGAGCCGCAGCTGCAGGGGACGTCGGCTCCGCGGCGTTCGTGGGCGCCAGCTACACCACGCTGCTGCTTCTCTTCCGCAGCCTCCGCGCCTACGAGCGGTTGCCGCCGCCCGCCGGGGCGGCTGACCTCGGCGGAAGGAGGCGTCGGCTAAAACGCGAGGTCTGGGCGCTCTGCACGCTGCTCACCGTGTTGTACGCGTGGAAAGTGGCCGCGGCGATGCCCTCCTTGCCCGTCGCCGCGGCCGTGTGGGCGATGGCGGTGGTCACCGCGGTTGGCGATTTTCTGGCCTTGTTTCGTCATCCGTGA
- the LOC136483665 gene encoding uncharacterized protein translates to MQVLDEHVATLCARIGCSGEHAVEVARARYEEKKLDAHRSRAGRTVQSPIVLCDDGDEDEDDTGRLSELIALAEAGIQAQEAEDDIGRLSELISLAEAGIQAQEADDDTGRLSELIALAEAGLQAEEDNDAFFTQAAAAADEAEAAYYKRQAGESNAVEPSRSNRVVVEDWYSDDELLTQYVSD, encoded by the exons atgcaggtcttggacgagcatgttgctacattatgtgcca ggattggttgcagcggggaacatgctgtagaggtggctcgtgcaagatatgaggagaagaagttagatgcccatagatcacgagctggtcgcaccgttcaatcaccgattgtgctgtgtgatgatggagatgaggatgaggacgacactggcagactgagtgagctcattgctttagcagaggcgggcatacaggcgcaggaggctgaggacgacataggcagactgagcgagctcatctctctagcagaggcgggcattcaggcgcaggaggctgacgacgacactggcagactgagcgagctcatcgctctagcagaggcaggcttacaggcagaggaggataacgacgcgttcttcactcaggccgcagcagCCGCAgacgaagcggaggccgcttactacaagcgacaggcaggtgagagcaacgcagttgagcctagccgcagcaacagggttgtagtagaggactggtactcggatgatgagttgcttactcagtacgtttcagattga